The sequence AACTGTTGTGTTTATAAGAAGATTAATTGTTCACTGTCTATTACATAATGAAATCTCTCTACACAATCTGCAATAGATTTGTTATATCATTCAgcgttaaaaaaatattataacaatgtaaaaggCAGAACAGTGACAGCGTGTCATGATATGTGTTTGACGTATAACGATCAAAACGCTTGCCAAATGACGTTAACAGTAAGTTTTGGTACATGACCATAAAACGTAGCCTTGCAGGGGctgatccagccatttaaaaaaggggttCCAAACACAGGATAAAAAGGGGGAGTCCAATTATATGttccaattcaaatgcattgatcgtccaaagaAAAGGGACAGTTCCAACCCCGGAACACCCAtgtggatccgccactgacttTCTTTTAGACTGATTTTGACGAAACAcgttaatttttaatattcataagAAACGTGAAATAGTTTGGAATACCtaccaaaaacaaatttatgctaaatgtaataaaacaaaatcgacTTTTTGTGTACCTAACGTCCTcacaaaaaaagttaacaaattCATTATAATGATAAACCGAATTTCTAATGGTTACGTGTTTCGACCATATTGTTTTGGTTTAGGTAGTTTAAGTATGATGTTTCGGTCATATTGTTTTGGTTTAGGTAGTTTAAGtatgatgttatattttatttaggtaGAAGAAGGAAACTGAATAACAACAAACGCAAAGAAAATACAATCAAGATGGAAGGTGATATCGGAGAAATGGAGCAGAACCTGGTCAAACAGGAAAACGGACTATCGCAGCTGAtgaaagagaaacaaagattGGAGGAAGATTTTAAACGCGCAAAAGGAGCCGATGCAAGTCTTAAAAAGGCATTAAAAGACAAAGAACATGAAATTCTGCTTCGAGAAACAGACATTTGCATGATGAAGAAGAGAATCAAGCAGAGAAAAGATAAGATTTTAATGCTCCAATGCGAAAAGAGTAAATTAGAAAAAGCATCAATCGATACCAAATTAGAAAATTTGAAACTTGAGGAAAATATAAAAGTCATGAAGACCAATTTAAACAGTGTAGACGACCGACTAAAGAAAAACGAAGACGTCACAAGTCAGACTGAAGACATTTTAGCCAAGTTGAAGGAACGCGAAGCAGAATTGAAAGCCGATATAGAAAAAATGAAGAACAAGTCGAATTGAGAATATG is a genomic window of Mytilus trossulus isolate FHL-02 chromosome 1, PNRI_Mtr1.1.1.hap1, whole genome shotgun sequence containing:
- the LOC134712609 gene encoding ankycorbin-like, translating into MEGDIGEMEQNLVKQENGLSQLMKEKQRLEEDFKRAKGADASLKKALKDKEHEILLRETDICMMKKRIKQRKDKILMLQCEKSKLEKASIDTKLENLKLEENIKVMKTNLNSVDDRLKKNEDVTSQTEDILAKLKEREAELKADIEKMKNKSN